Proteins encoded in a region of the Anopheles ziemanni chromosome 2, idAnoZiCoDA_A2_x.2, whole genome shotgun sequence genome:
- the LOC131282607 gene encoding zinc finger CCCH domain-containing protein 11B-like has product MDLPRNLHDCYFFYYSTCKKGTSCEYRHEPAALGHEKTCKMWAEGKCYNRTCTMRHMKIEKPRSATPCFWEDQPGGCRKPHCVFQHKIPKPSQPTTSNVGVPVQPAAAAAAANAATHLLHSTSAAVVLDYNYAALLPRII; this is encoded by the coding sequence ATGGACCTCCCGAGGAATCTGCATGATTGTTACTTCTTCTACTACTCAACATGTAAGAAGGGTACCAGCTGCGAGTACCGCCACGAGCCGGCGGCGCTCGGACACGAGAAGACGTGCAAGATGTGGGCGGAAGGAAAGTGCTACAATCGCACCTGCACCATGCGCCACATGAAGATCGAAAAGCCGCGCTCGGCGACACCGTGCTTCTGGGAGGATCAACCGGGCGGATGCCGCAAGCCGCACTGCGTGTTCCAGCACAAGATCCCGAAGCCCTCGCAGCCGACGACGAGCAACGTGGGTGTCCCGGTGCAGCCGGCAGCCGCTGCTGCCGCGGCAAATGCTGCCACCCACCTGCTTCACTCTACTTCGGCCGCCGTCGTACTGGACTACAACTATGCCGCTTTGCTGCCGAGAATCATCTAA
- the LOC131282606 gene encoding E3 ubiquitin-protein ligase PPP1R11-like: protein MMSAETPTLSRTITETIPQDEVVPGPSTSPRQEPPVLRLRLQKPRNDKKVQWTNGTVDNEHMNKKKSKCCCIYVKPRAFGESSSESEDECENCFGHVELKKKNQKKPSTAHGDGDEGENDNSDGVNGPMPTGDPTPQCCKSEN, encoded by the exons ATGATGTCTGCGGAAACACCTACCCTCAGCCGCACTATCACGGAAACTATCCCGCAAGATGAGGTAGTCCCCGGTCCTAGCACCAGCCCGCGACAG GAACCACCAGTATTACGATTACGGCTGCAGAAACCGCGTAACGACAAGAAGGTCCAGTGGACAAATGGTACAGTCGATAACGAGCATATGAACAAGAAGAAATCAAAGTGCTGCTGCATCTACGTTAAGCCACGGGCATTCGGCGAGAGTTCATCCGAAAGTGAAGATGAATGCGAAAACTGCTTTGGGCATGTTgagttaaaaaagaaaaaccagaaaaaaCCATCAACAGCCCATGGGGACGGCGATGAGGGTGAGAACGATAATTCCGATGGTGTCAATGGACCAATGCCGACGGGTGATCCTACCCCACAGTGTTGCAAatcggaaaattaa
- the LOC131281176 gene encoding F-box/WD repeat-containing protein 5, whose protein sequence is MAEMDDVPMADASSTSSTPSEQDDGGVYLDNSPWVFLPEPLFNTIFLRLQPRDLLNASQCCKRWHKLSMDDYIWKKYFQAEFNVDPSIPLKRGAESWRAEYRRLTSNVPMVLTDILTSHSHQVLHVSFSHNGKMFATCSKDGFVILWNSAYPSTIRDSYDMRKLSWKYTQFSQFNQSDTLLLVSGVHFGSPHSTSGEIAVFTVQNGFTLKCRVTNRPYDIFGTWFSDQHLLSGDMSWLAHLVSTSILWLNKANQEVDSEHTPVRKQMYKFYNRNASSIRAIMIANCPWLNDDSGAKKENEVGESSSSGQKPTDEDSSENDRRAGNPLSHYQMNQDVDSDEEPAAEAADERNSRQQPPDHGDYAGPIQYVEEFRQEYDDSYYESSDDCLGDDDDDCDDEELSEGDDDLENLCPKYLIFSTGSKTYTPHQIGFKRITSVNFPRRLDPGPSLQERIALRDRQRELQNESPPREPNWNNYDEVAGRFDKVDKLIDLHGHIIGMGLSPDHRYLYVNSRPWPKNCVIRNPLQPPAIAQEIDIHVIDLMTLKKVGKMLRAHKAYTPNTECFFIFLDVCDNYVASGAEDMHAFIWDRYYGVCLAKYQHDNVVNSVAFNPRDNEMLVTTSDDYEIKIWRSLSKAKKLGIPPTARASEYRKNKVNRPPPQPHQYAGRSFV, encoded by the exons ATGGCGGAAATGGACGATGTACCAATGGCTGATGCAAGTAGCACGTCCAGCACCCCTAGCGAACAGGACGACGGTGGCGTGTACCTGGATAACAGTCCGTGGGTATTTCTGCCGGAGCCACTGTTcaacacaatatttttgcGACTACAACCGCGCGATTTGCTGAATGCCAGTCAATGTTGCAAACGCTGGCACAAGCTGTCGATGGATGACTACATCTGGAAGAAATATTTTCAGGCCGAATTCAATGTCGACCCGTCGATCCCGTTGAAACGAG GTGCAGAATCCTGGCGCGCAGAGTACCGCCGCTTGACGAGCAACGTTCCGATGGTCCTGACAGACATTCTAACGAGTCATTCACATCAAGTACTTCACGTTAGCTTCTCGCACAATGGTAAAATGTTTGCCACTTGCTCGAAGGATGGATTTGTGATT CTTTGGAACTCGGCGTATCCGTCGACGATACGCGACTCGTATGATATGCGAAAACTGAGCTGGAAGTACACACAATTTTCGCAGTTCAATCAAAGCGACACGCTGCTACTGGTGTCCGGGGTTCACTTCGGCTCTCCGCACAGCACTTCCGGCGAGATTGCGGTGTTTACTGTCCAAA ATGGATTCACTTTGAAATGCCGTGTGACGAACAGACCGTACGATATTTTCGGCACATGGTTTAGCGATCAGCATCTGCTTTCGGGCGACATGAGCTGGCTGGCGCATCTGGTCAGCACGTCAATACTTTGGCTGAACAAGGCCAATCAAGAGGTGGACTCCGAGCACACCCCCGTACGAAAACAAATGTACAAATTCTACAATCGGAACGCCAGTTCGATACGGGCGATCATGATAGCGAACTGCCCCTGGCTGAACGATGATAGCGGAGCTAAAAAGGAGAATGAGGTCGGTGAGAGCTCGAGCAGTGGGCAAAAACCGACGGACGAGGACTCTAGCGAAAACGATCGTCGAGCCGGTAATCCACTGTCACACTACCAGATGAATCAAGATGTGGACTCCGACGAAGAACCAGCGGCAGAGGCGGCTGATGAGCGTAA TTCGCGTCAACAACCTCCCGACCATGGAGACTACGCCGGCCCGATACAGTATGTGGAGGAGTTCCGGCAAGAGTACGACGACTCGTACTACGAATCGTCGGATGATTGCCTGGgagacgacgatgacgactgcgacgacgaggagctgtCCGAGGGCGACGACGATCTGGAGAACCTTTGCCCAAAGTATTTGATCTTCTCGACCGGCTCGAAAACGTACACACCGCACCAGATTGGGTTCAAGCGCATTACAAGTGTCAACTTTCCGCGCCGCCTCGACCCGGGTCCGTCGTTGCAGGAGCGCATCGCTCTGCGCGATCGGCAGCGCGAGTTGCAG AACGAATCGCCACCGAGAGAACCGAACTGGAACAACTACGATGAGGTGGCCGGCCGGTTTGACAAGGTGGACAAGCTGATTGATCTGCACGGCCACATCATCGGAATGGGGCTAAGCCCGGACCATCGCTATCTATACGTCAACAGTCGACCGTGGCCGAAGAACTGCGTCATTCGCAATCCACTGCAACCTCCGGCGATCGCGCAGGAGATCGACATACACGTGATCGATCTGATGACGCTGAAAAAGGTGGGCAAGATGCTGCGTGCCCACAAGGCGTACACTCCGAATACGGAATGTTTCTTTATCTTCCTGGACGTCTGTGATAACTACGTTGCTAG CGGTGCGGAAGACATGCACGCATTCATCTGGGATCGATATTACGGTGTTTGTCTGGCGAAGTACCAGCACGACAATGTGGTCAATAGCGTTGCCTTCAACCCACGTGATAATGAGATGCTTGTAACCACCAGCGATGACTATGAAATTAAG ATTTGGCGATCACTGTCCAAAGCGAAAAAACTGGGCATTCCGCCCACCGCTCGGGCGTCCGAGTATCGAAAGAATAAAGTAAATCGCCCACCTCCACAGCCACATCAGTACGCGGGAAGATCGTTCGTATAA